In Amaranthus tricolor cultivar Red isolate AtriRed21 chromosome 5, ASM2621246v1, whole genome shotgun sequence, a genomic segment contains:
- the LOC130814158 gene encoding CASP-like protein 4B1 — MQQVEEQANIPRPPGRDVEGGGAGAMTPEGKERKVAAPGDSMKKWVFICRSCALVAAFLSFILMVFVSDFTQAEGFSYLFSMAVLTTVYMAVQVGFKGHELRTKKDVISPKVSVWIDYSGDQFLAYMLFSSASVGATTCNFIRSAGLEGPGFGVAAASVSMSFFAFFCLAFTSIFSAYRLFTVLSNS; from the exons ATGCAACAAGTAGAGGAGCAAGCCAACATTCCACGACCACCAGGAAGAGATGTCGAAGGTGGTGGCGCAGGAGCAATGACGCCggagggaaaggaaaggaaggtgGCCGCCCCCGGAGATTCTATGAAGAAATGGGTGTTTATTTGTAGGTCATGTGCTTTGGTTGCTGCTTTCCTCTCTTTCATTCTTATGGTTTTTGTTAGTGACTTCACTCAAGCTGAGGGGTTCAG TTATTTGTTCAGCATGGCAGTTCTTACGACAGTTTATATGGCCGTGCAAGTTGGATTTAAAGGCCATGAACTTCGCACCAAAAAGGATGTGATTTCACCAAAGGTTTCAGTTTGGATTGACTACTCTGGAGATCAG TTTCTAGCATACATGTTATTCTCATCAGCATCAGTAGGAGCAACAACGTGCAATTTTATCAGAAGTGCAGGATTAGAAGGTCCTGGGTTTGGCGTAGCAGCTGCATCAGTCAGCATGTCTTTTTTTGCATTCTTCTGTCTCGCATTTACCTCAATTTTCTCTGCTTATCGTCTATTCACAGTATTATCAAACTCTTAA
- the LOC130814160 gene encoding CASP-like protein 4B1 codes for MSNSVGLELEKKPSPENDMERGNPVEGVNPVTERSDSGIGSVLQKWRRQDLLRKGSLGLRILGFIFSLLSFIIMASNNHGNGRNFGDYAEYRYLLGIAILSTIYTGLQCFRHIHQLSTGNEIATLKNSALVDFIGDQVFAYLLLSSASSAIPQTNRMREGGDNIFTDSSAAAISMSVLAFIALACSSIIAGFKISTQSSI; via the exons ATGTCAAATTCAGTGGGTTTAGAATTAGAAAAGAAACCATCACCGGAAAATGACATGGAAAGAGGAAATCCGGTAGAAGGAGTAAATCCTGTGACAGAAAGATCAGATTCTGGAATTGGGTCAGTGCTTCAAAAATGGAGAAGACAAGATCTTCTTAGAAAAGGGTCATTAGGTTTAAGAATTTtgggttttattttttctttgctttcattcattattatgGCAAGTAATAATCATGGTAATGGCAGAAATTTTGGTGATTATGCAGAATACAG GTACTTATTGGGTATTGCAATATTATCAACAATATATACAGGATTGCAATGTTTTAGACATATTCATCAATTATCTACTGGCAATGAAATTGCAACTCTCAAGAATTCAGCTTTGGTTGATTTTATTGGAGATCAG GTATTTGCATACTTATTACTGTCATCTGCTTCATCTGCAATCCCTCAGACGAACAGAATGCGAGAGGGAGGAGACAATATTTTCACAGATTCATCAGCAGCCGCGATTAGCATGTCTGTCCTGGCTTTCATTGCACTCGCTTGTTCGTCCATCATTGCTGGCTTTAAGATCTCTACTCAATCGtccatataa